A single window of Actinomycetota bacterium DNA harbors:
- a CDS encoding alpha/beta hydrolase, translated as AWLAGLAAGAGAAGAGIALSRVAIRRDRRRVDPESRERLAELPPEDLGPLVSFDGSLLTVRAAGDPSRPAVVFSHGFSLDMTTWHYQWKELSKRYRCVLFDHRGHGGSGAAEGSDYSLQAMGEDLVAVLDAAVGEGPVVLVGHSMGGMAILAMAERHPEEFGPGGRIAGVVFADTAAAEVVRGALAGVTARIHALVSAPKRAERIHRFMRAGESDLAYAVSRLTQFGPKAPPSLVAHVARISGRAPLEVWGDGLAGILRMDFRHAVEHVRVPSLVMVGDVDRITPPASALALKDALPDARLVVLKGAGHLAMMERHEQFNRVTERFLESVLAQAATPAARGRRP; from the coding sequence GGCCTGGCTGGCCGGCCTGGCCGCCGGGGCCGGAGCGGCCGGCGCGGGGATCGCGCTGTCCCGGGTGGCCATCCGGCGCGACCGGCGCCGGGTGGACCCGGAGTCGCGTGAGCGGCTGGCAGAGCTCCCGCCGGAGGACCTCGGCCCGCTGGTGTCCTTCGACGGCTCGCTCCTGACCGTCCGCGCCGCGGGCGACCCGTCCCGGCCGGCGGTGGTGTTCTCGCACGGCTTCAGCCTGGACATGACGACCTGGCACTACCAGTGGAAGGAGCTCTCCAAGCGCTATCGCTGCGTGCTGTTCGACCATCGCGGCCACGGCGGGAGCGGGGCCGCGGAGGGCTCCGACTACTCGCTCCAGGCCATGGGAGAGGACCTGGTGGCGGTGCTGGACGCGGCCGTGGGGGAGGGGCCGGTGGTCCTGGTCGGCCACAGCATGGGCGGGATGGCCATCCTGGCCATGGCCGAACGCCACCCGGAGGAGTTCGGGCCTGGCGGGCGCATCGCCGGCGTCGTGTTCGCCGACACCGCCGCCGCCGAGGTGGTGCGGGGCGCGCTGGCCGGCGTCACCGCCCGCATCCACGCCCTGGTCAGCGCCCCCAAGCGGGCGGAGCGGATCCACCGGTTCATGCGGGCCGGCGAGTCCGACCTCGCCTACGCGGTGTCCCGCCTGACCCAGTTCGGCCCGAAGGCGCCTCCGTCGCTGGTCGCCCACGTGGCCCGTATCTCCGGCCGGGCCCCGCTCGAGGTGTGGGGAGACGGCCTGGCCGGGATCCTGCGCATGGACTTCCGCCACGCGGTGGAGCACGTCCGGGTTCCCTCGCTCGTGATGGTGGGCGACGTGGACCGGATCACGCCGCCGGCTTCGGCGCTGGCGCTGAAGGACGCCCTCCCCGATGCTCGCCTGGTCGTGCTGAAGGGCGCGGGGCACCTGGCCATGATGGAACGCCACGAGCAGTTCAACCGGGTCACGGAGCGGTTCCTGGAGTCGGTCCTGGCGCAGGCGGCGACACCCGCCGCGCGGGGGAGAAGGCCGTGA
- a CDS encoding P1 family peptidase, whose product MITEVEGIRVGHWTDLEGLTGCTVVLCPPETVGSCEVRGGAPGTRETDALRPGTMVNEVHAVVLTGGSAFGLAAADGVARWLEERGVGYDTRVARVPIVAAAVLFDLAVGDAAARPGPEQGYAACEAAADRVDEGTVGAGTGATVAKLPHPDQAMKGGVGSAAVREGDLVVGAIAAANSLGFVVDDDGEPIAANRSGLPATAPPEIWGPGTATTLVVVATNAALTKERAHLLSLAAHEGLADAVRPSHTMWDGDTAFALATGRVEAGQRAVEALARRAVAESIRRAVRTATGVPGFPSVSELGEVDGQ is encoded by the coding sequence GTGATCACCGAGGTCGAGGGCATCCGGGTGGGCCACTGGACGGACCTCGAGGGCCTCACCGGATGCACGGTGGTGCTGTGCCCGCCGGAGACCGTCGGCTCCTGCGAGGTTCGGGGCGGCGCCCCCGGGACGCGGGAGACGGACGCCCTCCGCCCAGGCACGATGGTGAACGAGGTGCACGCGGTGGTCCTGACCGGCGGGAGCGCGTTCGGGCTGGCCGCCGCGGACGGCGTGGCGCGATGGCTGGAGGAACGGGGCGTGGGCTACGACACGCGGGTGGCCCGGGTGCCGATCGTGGCTGCGGCGGTCCTGTTCGACCTGGCCGTCGGCGATGCGGCGGCCCGGCCGGGGCCCGAGCAGGGCTACGCGGCGTGCGAGGCCGCCGCCGACCGCGTGGATGAGGGAACCGTCGGCGCGGGCACGGGCGCCACCGTGGCGAAGCTGCCCCACCCCGACCAGGCCATGAAGGGCGGCGTGGGGTCCGCTGCGGTGCGGGAGGGCGACCTGGTGGTGGGTGCCATCGCGGCGGCCAACTCGCTGGGGTTCGTGGTGGACGACGACGGCGAGCCCATCGCCGCCAACCGCAGCGGGCTCCCGGCCACCGCGCCGCCCGAGATCTGGGGGCCGGGCACGGCCACCACGCTCGTGGTCGTGGCCACCAACGCCGCGCTGACCAAGGAGCGCGCCCACCTGCTCAGCCTGGCGGCGCACGAGGGGCTTGCCGACGCGGTGAGGCCATCGCATACCATGTGGGACGGCGACACCGCCTTCGCCCTGGCCACCGGCCGCGTGGAGGCCGGCCAGCGGGCGGTCGAAGCCCTCGCCAGGAGGGCCGTCGCCGAATCGATCCGGCGGGCCGTCCGGACGGCGACCGGCGTGCCCGGCTTCCCCTCGGTCAGTGAGCTGGGGGAGGTGGATGGGCAGTGA
- a CDS encoding uracil-DNA glycosylase yields the protein MTVTRTLEEAAEEAATCVRCRLSQGRTQVVFGVGDPRADLMFIGEGPGYYEDKQGEPFVGAAGQLLNRLLGEIGIRREDVYINNVVMCRPPGNRDPFPDEIESCRPWLMERVALIDPAVIVTLGRFATAVILDRPTVSITKVRGQRFRWDGRVVIPTFHPAAVLRGGGDASSQMAAIRQDFQMMKQALAERPQPPEEQLGLF from the coding sequence GTGACGGTCACGAGGACCCTGGAGGAGGCCGCGGAAGAGGCGGCGACGTGCGTCCGGTGCCGGCTGTCGCAGGGGCGGACCCAGGTCGTGTTCGGCGTGGGCGACCCGCGGGCCGACCTGATGTTCATCGGGGAGGGGCCCGGCTACTACGAGGACAAGCAGGGCGAGCCCTTCGTCGGCGCGGCCGGCCAGCTGCTGAACCGCCTGCTCGGCGAGATCGGCATCCGCCGGGAGGACGTCTACATCAACAACGTGGTGATGTGCCGGCCCCCCGGGAACCGCGACCCGTTTCCCGATGAGATCGAGTCCTGCCGGCCGTGGCTGATGGAACGGGTGGCCCTGATCGACCCGGCCGTGATCGTGACGCTGGGCCGGTTCGCCACCGCCGTGATCCTGGACCGGCCGACCGTGTCGATCACCAAGGTCCGGGGCCAGCGGTTCCGGTGGGACGGGCGGGTGGTCATCCCCACGTTCCACCCCGCGGCGGTGCTGCGGGGCGGCGGGGACGCCTCCTCGCAGATGGCGGCCATCCGCCAGGACTTCCAGATGATGAAGCAGGCGCTGGCTGAGCGTCCCCAGCCGCCCGAGGAGCAGCTCGGCCTGTTCTGA
- the tsaE gene encoding tRNA (adenosine(37)-N6)-threonylcarbamoyltransferase complex ATPase subunit type 1 TsaE: MSHVIELHVPKPEDMEALGQAVASLVDRGDVLSLTGDLGAGKTTFVRGAARGLGVPEGQVLSPTFTLVRQYRGTHPVYHLDVYRLERVQDVIDLGFEELLDPEGVTFVEWGDAIEGLLLDDYLEVEMWTRAEDDGRVVLLTGNGRTWANRWERLEAVVQSWMEPPP; encoded by the coding sequence GTGAGCCACGTCATCGAGCTCCACGTCCCCAAGCCGGAGGACATGGAGGCGCTGGGGCAGGCGGTGGCCTCCCTGGTGGACCGGGGAGACGTGCTGTCGCTGACCGGAGACCTGGGGGCGGGGAAGACCACCTTCGTGCGGGGGGCGGCCCGGGGCCTGGGGGTGCCCGAGGGCCAGGTCCTGTCTCCCACCTTCACCCTGGTCCGCCAGTACCGGGGAACACACCCCGTCTACCATCTCGACGTGTACCGGCTGGAGCGGGTCCAGGACGTCATCGACCTCGGCTTCGAGGAGCTGCTCGACCCCGAGGGCGTGACCTTCGTGGAGTGGGGCGACGCCATCGAGGGCCTCCTGCTGGACGACTACCTGGAGGTCGAGATGTGGACCCGGGCCGAGGACGACGGCCGGGTGGTCCTGCTGACCGGGAACGGGCGGACATGGGCCAACCGGTGGGAACGCCTGGAAGCGGTGGTCCAGTCCTGGATGGAGCCGCCGCCGTGA